A window of the Raphanus sativus cultivar WK10039 unplaced genomic scaffold, ASM80110v3 Scaffold0663, whole genome shotgun sequence genome harbors these coding sequences:
- the LOC108834644 gene encoding uncharacterized protein LOC108834644, giving the protein MMDVESVMCECCGLREDCTQHYISKVKANFAGKWLCGLCSEVVSDEVSRDRKLMTVEEALNAHLSFCDKFKANPAELVAEGMRQMLRRRSSGELLPAKSKMFGRSKF; this is encoded by the coding sequence ATGATGGACGTTGAATCGGTGATGTGCGAGTGTTGTGGCTTAAGGGAAGATTGTACACAACACTACATTAGTAAAGTCAAAGCTAACTTCGCCGGGAAATGGCTTTGTGGACTTTGCTCCGAGGTGGTTAGCGATGAAGTCAGCCGAGATCGGAAGCTGATGACGGTGGAGGAAGCTCTTAACGCTCACTTGTCGTTCTGTGACAAGTTTAAAGCTAACCCGGCAGAACTCGTCGCCGAGGGCATGAGACAGATGCTACGCAGGAGGTCATCAGGTGAGTTGTTGCCGGCCAAGTCCAAGATGTTCGGAAGATCTAAGTTCTAA
- the LOC108821894 gene encoding protein IQ-DOMAIN 19, with amino-acid sequence MGKTSKWIRNFLTGKKERTKEKIIQSECGFTSTTPGTPKEKRRWSFRRSSATAPPACASTLKDSSPPPQPPPPPPPPFVVDSEDEQSKNVSAVEVAVAVEEFAAVKIQACFRSHLAKKALRALKGLVKLQALVRGHLVRKQATATLRCMQALITLQTKAREQRIRMIEDSPIKPTNPRTSIHKTRIHNIYHENEENIKIVEMDTQSRFYSPAPSAITDMSPRAYSSHFEDCNSFNTAQSSPQCSRFKEYYNGDSLSSYDYPLFPNYMANTQSSKAKARSQSAPKQRPPEIYEKQPSGRRRSSMEAPRNGVPRAVRMQRSSSQLGKESQSQSHHHHHPWMAIKLDRSNISLMESECGSTSTIMTNSNYGRHVDVGL; translated from the exons ATGGGGAAAACAAGCAAGTGGATTCGAAATTTCTTAACcggaaagaaagagagaacaaaAGAGAAGATTATTCAGAGCGAGTGTGGATTCACTTCTACGACTCCAGGCACTCCTAAAGAGAAACGTCGATGGAGTTTCAGACGTTCTTCTGCCACTGCACCGCCAGCTTGTGCTTCCACCCTCAAAGATTCATCTCCACCACCTCAACCGCCACCTCCTCCACCCCCACCATTTGTGGTGGATAGTGAAGATGAGCAGAGCAAGAACGTTTCAGCCGTAGAGGTTGCAGTGGCTGTTGAAGAGTTTGCAGCAGTGAAGATCCAAGCTTGCTTTCGTTCTCATTTG GCGAAAAAAGCATTAAGAGCGTTAAAAGGGTTGGTGAAATTACAAGCACTTGTGAGAGGTCATTTAGTAAGGAAACAAGCAACAGCTACACTTAGATGTATGCAGGCATTGATTACACTTCAAACTAAAGCTCGAGAACAGAGGATCCGTATGATCGAAGATTCACCAATAAAACCCACAAATCCAAGAACATCGATTCATAAAACCCGGATTCATAACATTTACCAC GAGAATGAAGAAAACATCAAGATTGTGGAAATGGACACTCAGTCTAGATTTTACTCACCAGCTCCTTCGGCTATAACAGACATGAGTCCTCGAGCGTATAGTAGCCATTTCGAGGATTGTAACTCGTTCAACACAGCACAGAGCAGTCCTCAGTGTTCCAGATTCAAAGAGTATTACAATGGAGATTCTTTGTCTTCTTACGATTACCCTCTCTTCCCAAATTACATGGCCAATACTCAGTCTTCTAAAGCCAAGGCTCGGTCTCAGAGTGCGCCTAAGCAGAGACCTCCTGAGATCTATGAGAAGCAGCCAAGCGGGAGGAGAAGATCTTCCATGGAAGCACCGAGGAACGGTGTCCCCAGAGCTGTAAGGATGCAGAGATCTTCATCTCAGTTAGGCAAGGAAAGTCAAAGTCAAagtcatcaccatcatcatccgTGGATGGCAATTAAGCTCGATAGATCTAACATTTCTCTTATGGAGAGTGAATGTGGATCTACCAGTACAATTATGACCAATAGCAACTACGGTAGACATGTTGATGTGGGTTTGTGA
- the LOC108834646 gene encoding non-specific lipid transfer protein GPI-anchored 26-like, producing MKHGMCSLLLLTVSVAVIWSTTTVSAQSDCTNVLISMVLCLGYITGNSSTPSQQCCNQLANAVRSSPECLCEVPKGGGSQFGINVNQTQALALPKACNVETPPASSCNVNSHAESSNTSGSRVGSSSDGNSIKLSFPLLAILSTASYIICSKY from the exons ATGAAACATGGAATGTGTTCACTGCTGCTGCTTACAGTTTCAGTGGCAGTGATATGGTCCACAACGACGGTTTCTGCTCAATCTGACTGCACAAATGTTCTTATAAGCATGGTGCTGTGTCTTGGCTACATCACTGGGAACTCTTCTACTCCTTCCCAGCAATGTTGCAATCAGTTAGCTAATGCTGTCAGGTCGTCTCCTGAGTGTTTGTGTGAGGTTCCCAAAGGTGGAGGTTCCCAGTTTGGGATCAATGTTAATCAAACACAAGCTCTTGCTTTGCCTAAAGCTTGTAATGTTGAAACTCCTCCTGCAAGTAGCTGCAATG TTAATTCGCATGCAGAATCATCAAACACATCAG GTTCAAGAGTTGGGTCGTCGTCTGATGGGAATTCTATCAAGCTCTCATTCCCTCTTCTCGCCATCCTATCCACAGCTTCCTACATTATATGCTCAAAATACTGA
- the LOC108834643 gene encoding proteasome subunit beta type-2-A, with translation MECVFGLVGNGFAIVAADTSAVHSILVHKNNEDKIMVLDSHKLIAASGEPGDRVQFTEYVQKNVSLYQFRNGIPLTTAAAANFTRGELATALRKNPYSVNILMAGYDKEAGASLYYIDYIATLHKVDKGAFGYGSYFSLSTMDRHYRSDMSVEEAIELVDKCILEIRSRLVIAPPNFVIKIVDKDGARVHAWRQSVQDVTTASV, from the exons ATGGAGTGCGTGTTCGGTCTCGTTGGTAATGGATTCGCCATCGTGGCGGCGGATACATCGGCAGTTCACAGCATACTTGTCCACAAGAACAACGAGGACAAGATCATGGTCCTTGACTCACACAAGCTCATCGCCGCAAGCGGAGAGCCTGGTGACCG GGTTCAGTTTACGGAGTATGTACAGAAGAATGTGTCACTGTATCAGTTCCGAAACGGGATCCCTTTGACTACCGCCGCTGCTGCCAACTTCACTCGTGGAGAGCTCGCCACTGCTTTGAGAAAG AACCCGTACTCAGTAAACATCCTGATGGCTGGCTACGACAAAGAAGCAGGCGCATCTCTATACTACATTGACTACATTGCAACTCTTCACAAGGTTGACAAGGGAGCATTCGGTTACGGCTCCTACTTCTCTCTCTCCACAATGGACAGGCATTACCGCAGCGACATGTCAGTTGAGGAAGCCATTGAACTGGTCGACAAATGCATACTTGAGATCAGGTCAAGGCTGGTCATTGCACCACCCAACTTTGTGATCAAGATCGTCGACAAGGATGGAGCTCGTGTGCACGCTTGGCGTCAGTCTGTGCAAGATGTCACCACTGCTTCTGTCTAA
- the LOC108834642 gene encoding non-specific lipid transfer protein GPI-anchored 25 yields MAAATVVLILMLAITFSSSAAAEAETHAPSSSPPAPSCSEELVMFSPCISYVSAPPNNISETPDPLCCTVFSTSVRSTAGKCLCYLLRQPMTLGFPLDRSRLLSLSQICAEFNSSDESFESLCSPSVSPELPPLQSIQFTSPFDYGDRDSASPQSLGLPPQTAKFPPSSDQFSPDLDNVSPQAIINGSIMISNLLLLTTTIIIMTLATFILTRI; encoded by the exons ATGGCCGCCGCCACCGTCGTACTCATCCTCATGCTCGCGATCACCTTCtcttcctccgccgccgccgaaGCCGAGACGCACGCACCGTCTTCTTCTCCACCGGCTCCGAGTTGCTCGGAGGAGCTGGTTATGTTCTCTCCGTGCATCTCTTACGTCTCTGCTCCGCCAAACAACATCTCAGAGACGCCGGATCCTCTCTGCTGCACCGTTTTCTCCACGTCTGTTCGTTCCACCGCCGGAAAGTGCCTCTGCTATCTTCTCCGCCAGCCGATGACCCTCGGATTCCCCTTGGATCGATCTAGATTGCTTTCTCTTTCTCAGATCTGTGCCGAGTTCAACAGCTCCGACGAATCTTTCGAGTCTCTTTGCTCTCCGTCAG TGTCGCCTGAGCTTCCGCCGCTTCAGAGTATCCAGTTCACGTCTCCCTTTGACTACG GTGATCGAGACTCTGCCTCTCCTCAATCGCTCGGCTTACCACCGCAAACCGCTAAGTTTCCACCAAGCTCCGATCAATTCTCGCCTGATCTAGATAACGTCTCACCACAAGCCATCATAAACGGCTCTATAATGATCAGCAACCTGTTGCTTCTCACGAcaaccatcatcatcatgacTTTGGCAACTTTTATCCTTACTCGTATCTGA